Genomic DNA from Pseudorasbora parva isolate DD20220531a chromosome 17, ASM2467924v1, whole genome shotgun sequence:
tttttttttgctgcaccaaaaatattattgttgctttataatattaatattgaacCACTGTACTCACATAAActgatttaaatatgtttttagtacattaatGGATCTTGCGAGTGTAAATTTCATTGCCCCCTATTGAGGCCTGACTGAGCcttcagatttcaacaaaaatatcttcatttgtgttcccagaatgaatggaggtcttacgggtgtggaacggcatgagggtgagtaatacatttcattatttttatttttgtgtgaactaaccctttaaagcaggTCACCCATAGTAAGTTCACTTTTGTTTTATTACATAACAGTTTACTCATCCGCTGTTGTTCTAATGCAGTATACCGctctttttccttttttggACCACAAAAGAAAAATGTCCAGCTTGCGCTCATCCATATAAAATGCAGTGAATAGGAACCAGCATCAAGTTTGTAAAAAAATTGGCAAAATTATCACAGAATGGATGGTATGTAACACGTGccatatatttcaaatgtttggggggagggggaaaatgtaatattgaatGAAAATCCTGACCTTGGCTATTGGTCTTCTGTATTTGACAGATTtgaatgtgaaaaattactgttACAACAAACACAatggatattttaatctaatAGAAGAATGTACAtggattttataaaaaaaaattacatttctcaCAACTGCAGTAGCCTACCATTAGCCTCATGAACATGCATCCAAGCACCGAAGACCAACAGTCAATGTCaggattttcattaaaaaatatatattacattacattttctttttttattaaaccctATTGTATACCCACACTTGTGGCACATTGCATGGAATCATTCTATGATACTTTTGCatcctttttttaaatcttaatgcTGCTTACTATTCACTGATATTATATGGGGGAGCACaagcaggacattttttttttgtattctcCTTTGGTGGTCAGATGCGAAAAAAGTAccgcactgcaaaaaaaaaaaaaatcttcctgAGAATTTTATTTCCCAGctgaaatatataaaaattctttgaaaaatgttttcttcttttctaaaagaaatattattttgcttgttttatgcataaactcacttaattttgacttcttttttctttctccttacttcagaaaaaaagatatatacTTGAATTTTTAGATAGCTGGACtgtaaacaatacaaaaataatattttataaaaacatttcttGAAGTGAAGTGATTAAATGATAACTTCATTTTCAATTTAGGGTGAAATTACCACTGTAATGTTTACATACCAAGAAATATAAGGCGTGGACTCTCTGGCAAATGTACAGATTCCTGGACATCAGATGGAGTTGCAAATTCCTGGAACAATTTTTAAAAAGGACATCACAACTATGATAAAAAGAaccaaaacataaaacattataGATAAATGAGATTTGTTTAATAATCTCTACTTACATCTGCTTGAAGGATAAGACCATCTAACTTCTCTTTGAAGTGTGCAAGAAGTAGTAGTAGGACCATGGCACCCACATCATTTTCTTCTCTGGAGAGTATGCTCCGAACATCATCGTTGGTTGGTTTGCTTTTGAAAAACTCAATTATGATTTTTCCACACTCCTGAATAGACAATTCCAAAAGTCTGAGCACTTTTTTGTCAGTAAGCTGTTCAAAATGTCCATATACATGCCTCTGTGTGAAGAGATATGGCCATTTGGATTTTAGATCTGAAATTGTAGGGGACGGGGTTGCATTTATCATGTAACGCTGAAGCCAATAGGTCTCCTCCATGAGCTTGTAAACGTCTCCTCTCTCAACTCCAGAAATTCCTTCATGAAGGTGGATCTCCTCCAGCTTCTGACGTTTAATTTCAAGACTGTCGTGACTCTCACCAGGTGGAAGAGCAGGCTGCCATCTTGTGCAACCATACGAGTCAGTTGAATTTCGTTTTCTAGTAGTTCCAATGTCACTTCTAAGGGTCATATGTTGACTTAGTGTACTTCTTCGATTAAGATGCTCTATCCGCACTTTCAGCTGTGAAAGAACCGATTCGTAACCACCCCCAACCTGCTTGTCACCCATCATGTCTGCAAACGACTTTGGATATTGGCTCACAATTTGACGAGCAACAGTAAGGCACTGTGATCTGCTGGGGTTTGTGTCAATTTTTCTAATTTCATCAGCAAGAATTCTTATCATTTGTCGTCGGTCAGAAGGAGAAGGTCTCAGGCCATTCTCAATAGCACTCTTTATACCGGCTGGCATTAAGTTCCACGGAACTTTGAAATTTTCAGGCCATGAATGTGATGCACTGGTTGATGCAACAATGCTTGATGTTGGCGTTGAGGAGCTTGATGAACCAAGAGTAGCATTTGTTTCGGGGGGAACCAAGGGGAGAACCTCGGCAGGCTGCAGTACCACTGTGTAGTTTTGAAACAGTACTGAAATGCATTGTAATGCAGTTtaaaagggttaattcacctaaaaatgtgcattgtgttattaattactcatcctcacgtcattccaaacccattagAATTTTGTTCAACTTTggtaaacaattttttttttttttttatgaactagagatttctgtccctctatAGACAGTATATGCAGTatgtggaacgacatgagggtgcgtaattaattacaagttttaattttttggtgaactaaccctttaattatcaCATCCTCTCTTAGTTTTATTTAATCAACCTTATCTTTACCTTGATTTTTCCAGGCACTAAGAAGTTTTCGGCATTGGATAGGTCGTATAAACTCCAAAATGTCATCATCTTTTACATAAACCAAATCATCCAAACCCTCGACACCTTGATCCATGAGCTTTTCAACCAGCTGGTTGATTACCTCTGGAGAGAGGCTTGGCAACACCGACAATACAGCATCTTTCAGGACTTCTTTCATTTCAGACATTATTCTAGAATTGCAAAGGAATGATGGAGAACAATTACTGACAAGCCGCACAATGAGTATTCAGGTAGAGGATAGTAATCCAGTAGGCTGTCTTGATTAATACACAAGTAACCTTGATCTTGTGATGTCAAGCAATGAACTCCCTGGTCAACAAGACAGAAAGACTGACATTTTTTTGTGACAAAATACACATTGCAATTGTCATGTACAAGAATTAACTGAATGTTCCCAAACACAATTCCCTCATCATTCTTCTGCaaaacaatgaacatgttttttttgtaaagtgttCCCTTTACAGTCACTTCATTGCATGCCACAGTATTCCCTGGCTGAAAATTAAGACAGGCAACAGATCCTTGAATGTCATCATTGTAGTCATTAACATGAAACTCTATTCCCCTCTCTGCCAC
This window encodes:
- the LOC137044728 gene encoding uncharacterized protein, coding for MSEMKEVLKDAVLSVLPSLSPEVINQLVEKLMDQGVEGLDDLVYVKDDDILEFIRPIQCRKLLSAWKNQVLFQNYTVVLQPAEVLPLVPPETNATLGSSSSSTPTSSIVASTSASHSWPENFKVPWNLMPAGIKSAIENGLRPSPSDRRQMIRILADEIRKIDTNPSRSQCLTVARQIVSQYPKSFADMMGDKQVGGGYESVLSQLKVRIEHLNRRSTLSQHMTLRSDIGTTRKRNSTDSYGCTRWQPALPPGESHDSLEIKRQKLEEIHLHEGISGVERGDVYKLMEETYWLQRYMINATPSPTISDLKSKWPYLFTQRHVYGHFEQLTDKKVLRLLELSIQECGKIIIEFFKSKPTNDDVRSILSREENDVGAMVLLLLLAHFKEKLDGLILQADEFATPSDVQESVHLPESPRLIFLGQSLSNQRWMLSLEGEVVCEGAQPNFITGLAALFASFYNFNLQYQEEAACTLEFVQRRFLDINPERGSKTKKGKVISKKTGKVVQKKNTTVHPQVSSLLRKLADFQWDFV